A stretch of Lathyrus oleraceus cultivar Zhongwan6 chromosome 6, CAAS_Psat_ZW6_1.0, whole genome shotgun sequence DNA encodes these proteins:
- the LOC127095942 gene encoding fasciclin-like arabinogalactan protein 3, with protein MGFKSSSLLCLAILLAVSSSIHALDIAKLLNKSPEFASFTKALTETKLIDQINSRNTITILALNDGAMGGISGKSPQAIKAILSTHVILDYFDEKKLMEAQGSGQLLTTLYQASGLAQNQQGFIKVALIGEGEIAFGSAVQGSPIDVELVKSVVSEPYNVSILQVTKPITFPVGDAQAPAAPANAKAPAASANAKAPAVSAKAPVASAETPVPANGSKAPAPAQDATADAPITGAGTPTSAEAIAPTPSDATVADSPAAGPTAADVSSPSLAPGPADGEAAADTKAPSSSSRTVVGLVGAVMCFVSMVVVM; from the coding sequence ATGGGTTTCAAAAGCTCTTCGCTTCTCTGCTTGGCTATTCTCCTTGCAGTTTCATCTTCCATTCATGCATTGGACATTGCAAAATTGTTAAATAAAAGTCCTGAATTTGCATCCTTCACTAAAGCCCTAACCGAAACCAAGCTTATTGATCAAATAAACTCTCGCAACACCATCACCATCCTCGCCCTCAACGACGGTGCTATGGGCGGTATCTCTGGGAAATCTCCACAAGCTATCAAGGCCATCCTTAGCACTCATGTGATCCTTGACTATTTCGATGAGAAGAAGCTCATGGAAGCTCAAGGCAGCGGTCAACTCTTGACCACCCTTTACCAAGCCTCAGGCCTCGCCCAAAACCAACAAGGGTTCATTAAGGTTGCCCTCATCGGTGAGGGCGAGATCGCCTTTGGCTCCGCTGTTCAGGGTTCTCCCATTGATGTTGAGCTCGTGAAAAGCGTTGTCTCCGAACCTTATAACGTTTCCATACTCCAAGTCACCAAACCTATCACATTCCCAGTAGGTGATGCACAAGCCCCAGCCGCGCCAGCTAATGCCAAGGCCCCAGCCGCGTCAGCTAATGCCAAGGCCCCAGCAGTAAGTGCTAAGGCTCCCGTGGCATCAGCAGAAACTCCTGTGCCGGCCAATGGATCTAAAGCCCCAGCACCGGCACAAGATGCCACGGCTGATGCTCCCATAACTGGAGCCGGGACTCCTACTTCTGCGGAAGCAATTGCTCCTACACCTTCTGACGCAACAGTAGCTGACTCCCCAGCTGCAGGTCCAACCGCCGCTGACGTATCAAGCCCATCTTTGGCTCCTGGCCCAGCAGATGGTGAGGCTGCCGCAGATACTAAAGCTCCCAGCAGCTCTTCAAGAACCGTGGTAGGTTTGGTTGGAGCAGTGATGTGCTTCGTTTCTATGGTGGTTGTTATGTAG
- the LOC127093838 gene encoding uncharacterized mitochondrial protein AtMg00810-like: MFEEFKKDMSNEFEMTDIGLMAYYLGIKVKQDEKGIFITQEGYDKEVLKKFKMDDANPVGTPMEYGSKLSKHENGEIVDPTLYKSLVASLCYLTSTRSDILYLVGVVSRYMEASTTTHFKATKRIL, from the coding sequence ATGTTCGAAGAGTTCAAGAAAGACATGTCAAATGAATTTGAGATGACAGATATAGGGCTCATGGCATATTATCTCGGCATCAAAGTAAAGCAAGATGAAAAAGGAATTTTTATCACCCAAGAAGGTTATGACAAAGAAGTCCTTAAGAAGTTCAAGATGGATGATGCCAATCCAGTTGGCACCCCGATGGAATATGGCAGCAAGTTGAGTAAGCATGAAAATGGAGAGATTGTGGATCCAACTCTTTACAAAAGTTTGGTTGCAAGTCTGTGTTACTTGACAAGTACAAGGTCGGATATTCTCTATCTTGTAGGAGTCGTAAGTCGTTACATGGAAGCTTCAACAACAACTCACTTCAAGGCGACAAAAAGAATCCTTTGA